A genomic stretch from Bacteroidota bacterium includes:
- a CDS encoding AMP-binding protein: MAAAAAAATPRASPADARLRRGCAPAASLWTGARRWIEAFRAAGLTAGDRLVVALPSGTPFVQVLVAALWEGVTLAPAAPGTDVASLLWTLDARAAVADTGGRHIWTPDGVAGPQGPLPSARRAAESPTEGICLLLRTSGTAGPGRWIALSDANVFAVLDSHIPHLGLSEQACVLAGLPWHHAFGLVLELLPALLAGAEIVRVQDPRDPEALLAAFDAWAPTHFSAVPLTIRRLLQASGRARLHRLSGGVVGGAPIPADVAQGLSGSLLRVGYGQTEASPGIMLGEPGHFVPGYLGRPVGCAVRTDADDQLHFSGPNAHAGVWTQRHYRPTEAGRWVATGDRVRPASSTQAHGHLPKAILSPEETHPPGGSGAPAYVFDGRVSDSFKLSNGRFVHAGRTESALRDLVPGLLDALLCSLDGESLTLALLMKSGTAPPPLSALRTALGPLADRLGSVRVLTPATWVRHSKGTPDRAAIARALAAQE; encoded by the coding sequence GCAGGCGACCGCTTGGTCGTGGCGCTGCCCTCGGGTACGCCGTTTGTCCAGGTGCTCGTCGCAGCCCTCTGGGAGGGGGTGACCCTCGCACCGGCCGCCCCCGGCACGGACGTAGCCTCGCTGCTTTGGACCCTCGATGCGCGCGCTGCGGTGGCCGACACCGGAGGCCGCCACATCTGGACCCCCGACGGCGTAGCGGGGCCGCAAGGCCCCCTCCCGTCAGCCCGGAGGGCCGCAGAATCGCCCACCGAAGGCATCTGCTTGCTTCTGCGTACGTCGGGCACGGCCGGCCCTGGCCGGTGGATTGCGCTGAGCGACGCCAACGTTTTTGCGGTGCTAGACAGCCACATCCCGCACCTGGGGCTCTCCGAGCAAGCCTGCGTGCTTGCCGGGCTACCCTGGCACCATGCGTTCGGCCTCGTGCTGGAGCTGCTACCCGCGCTCCTGGCCGGGGCTGAGATTGTGCGCGTCCAGGACCCACGGGACCCGGAGGCGCTGCTTGCCGCCTTCGACGCGTGGGCGCCTACGCACTTCTCGGCGGTGCCGCTCACCATACGCCGCCTGCTCCAGGCGAGCGGACGGGCCCGTCTCCACCGTCTGTCAGGAGGCGTGGTAGGCGGCGCTCCCATCCCGGCAGACGTTGCTCAGGGGCTCAGCGGATCGCTGCTGCGTGTCGGATATGGCCAAACCGAGGCCAGTCCGGGCATCATGCTCGGGGAGCCGGGGCATTTCGTTCCGGGATACCTCGGGCGCCCGGTAGGCTGCGCGGTACGGACCGACGCGGATGACCAGCTCCACTTTTCAGGCCCCAACGCACATGCCGGAGTCTGGACCCAGAGACACTACCGCCCCACCGAGGCAGGCCGCTGGGTTGCCACCGGCGACCGCGTCCGCCCAGCCTCGTCCACGCAGGCGCATGGGCACCTACCGAAGGCGATACTGTCTCCCGAGGAGACGCATCCCCCTGGTGGCAGTGGCGCTCCGGCCTATGTCTTCGACGGCCGCGTGTCGGACTCGTTCAAGCTGTCGAATGGCCGCTTTGTCCACGCCGGCCGCACCGAGTCGGCGCTGCGGGACCTCGTCCCCGGCCTTCTCGACGCCTTGCTCTGCTCCTTGGACGGGGAGTCGCTCACGTTGGCCCTCTTGATGAAGTCCGGGACAGCCCCACCGCCGCTCTCAGCGCTGCGAACGGCACTGGGACCGCTCGCCGACCGCCTCGGCAGCGTCCGGGTTCTCACACCGGCCACGTGGGTGCGGCACAGCAAAGGCACCCCTGACCGCGCCGCCATTGCCCGTGCCCTCGCTGCACAGGAATAG